In Selenomonas dianae, a genomic segment contains:
- a CDS encoding YhbY family RNA-binding protein has product MLRNSLTGKQIRKLRSLGMTEEAIVMIGKEGVTPTVVASAREAIKKRELIKVRVLQNAPDDPADAITVLAERADANLVQVIGRNGILFRRNFDKPRIEL; this is encoded by the coding sequence TTGCTGCGAAACTCTCTGACCGGTAAGCAGATTCGGAAACTGCGTTCACTCGGCATGACAGAGGAGGCCATCGTCATGATCGGCAAGGAAGGTGTAACGCCGACCGTTGTTGCCTCAGCTCGTGAGGCGATCAAAAAACGTGAGCTCATCAAGGTGCGCGTTCTGCAAAACGCACCCGATGACCCTGCGGATGCCATTACAGTTCTTGCGGAGCGGGCAGACGCGAACCTCGTGCAGGTCATCGGCAGAAATGGTATTCTCTTCCGACGCAACTTTGATAAGCCAAGGATCGAACTATGA
- the addA gene encoding helicase-exonuclease AddAB subunit AddA, whose amino-acid sequence MAERMQFTADQQKAIETRGQNILVAAAAGSGKTRVLVERIISQVRAGTLSLDRVLVLTFTKAAASEMRERIEAALNTEIDAIVETGGALEEVAALERQRVLLTGADISTFHSFCQRLIQSHIDATEIPPTFRIASEQEIRLLKNDVFEQMIESEYEKAAEGDPDGFLIFSDAYGGVKGDDEKLQGEILALHAFSLSQPSPETWLAAQGNERSDTPYWARNGFQTLADELEHSLSQVCANYTAAINLLSSGGEALRTAAAKCLEALVHNRGVYEDLQGALHGFVNAKQDSAWEALLTEAAAAKKAKKNIPRKAVEDFDPEIGAQLKKLTEKIYASWDKCIGRLPATAQELCNTENAANAAIRQYARLTTAFHNAFQKKKFERGILDFSDLEHTALALLCDDPTQLQKNPTVAAPTEIADELRAHYDAIMVDEYQDTNGLQEGILRQIAREHNRFIVGDVKQSIYRFRLADPSLFQHTYEAYRGDSAEGELVTMSENFRSRAEVLEPINEIFSQIMSKEAVDIAYDVHARLNPGRVFPEPTKGRSLAEPLEINLLRADYSAGTEAEEEERKAFEIEAHFIARRIQELKSGGYVLHNGDAIQNKDIVILLRGAKERAGILLDALRKENIPAYADDTAGYFEASEIRMMLSLLAVLDNARQDTPLTAVLVSPMIGITMEDMAALRIHTPYGGIYDILTGATGEGLSDELQAKAANALERIRRWRHFALVHSVPELLHMLCRETGYYDYVGVLPGGILRQANLRMLIDRAADFERTNERGLFRFLRYIDALKRRSTDLSVARTLGESEDVVRIMTIHRSKGLEFPIVFLANISGAFNTQDTRGDLLYHAHEGIGLRVYENTAAGRQKYDTMSRRKIKAIIQRETMAEEMRILYVAMTRAQEKLILTGTLNITHAGKDALEQLRENCLKYAQTEDTVFPKEAVLGAKCYLDWIALALMRHPDGAELFENADDIVYRPQTNEKARFDIRFPHEDVHVSQDRSEERADAVLAAVRADEPLPAGKDADRVAEVLGWSYDLRGTAQIHAKTSVTELKRQQTAEEEAIASFLPAVPESADTSQEWEVPRFLRSSEQEHLTPMERGTAMHTVMQQLDLSDIVNISAIERQIDRLAEKGILTEAERSVIDVGNIWTFVSSKLGRRMRAAKAVYRELPFGRLLPAQNYYAEATDEHDRIFLQGIIDVLFEEENGDYILLDYKTDRGISADTARARYQFQIDLYCDAVETILGKEVKERYLFLLNTGREVRM is encoded by the coding sequence ATGGCTGAACGGATGCAGTTTACCGCCGATCAACAAAAAGCAATTGAGACGCGTGGACAGAACATCCTCGTCGCGGCGGCGGCAGGGTCGGGAAAGACGCGCGTACTGGTCGAGCGCATCATCTCGCAGGTGCGTGCGGGGACACTGTCGCTCGACCGCGTTCTCGTCCTCACCTTTACCAAGGCGGCGGCATCGGAGATGCGCGAACGCATTGAGGCGGCACTCAACACCGAGATCGATGCCATTGTCGAAACAGGCGGTGCACTCGAAGAGGTTGCCGCGCTTGAGCGTCAGCGCGTTCTCCTAACGGGGGCGGACATCTCGACATTTCACTCGTTTTGCCAGCGTCTGATCCAGTCGCACATTGATGCAACGGAGATCCCGCCGACGTTCCGCATTGCGAGTGAGCAGGAGATTCGGCTGCTGAAAAATGACGTGTTTGAACAGATGATCGAGAGTGAATACGAGAAAGCGGCAGAGGGCGATCCCGATGGCTTTCTGATTTTTTCTGATGCCTATGGAGGCGTGAAGGGGGACGACGAAAAGCTGCAGGGGGAAATCCTCGCACTGCACGCCTTTTCGCTCAGTCAGCCCTCGCCTGAGACATGGCTTGCAGCACAGGGAAACGAGCGCAGCGATACGCCGTATTGGGCGCGCAACGGGTTTCAGACCCTTGCGGATGAGTTAGAGCACAGTCTTTCACAGGTCTGCGCAAACTATACTGCGGCAATCAACCTTTTAAGCAGCGGGGGAGAGGCTCTGCGTACGGCGGCTGCAAAATGCCTCGAAGCACTTGTGCATAACAGGGGTGTCTACGAGGATTTGCAAGGCGCACTTCATGGATTTGTGAATGCGAAACAGGACAGTGCATGGGAAGCCTTGCTCACGGAAGCGGCTGCAGCAAAAAAGGCGAAAAAAAATATACCGCGCAAAGCGGTCGAGGACTTTGATCCTGAGATTGGAGCACAGCTCAAGAAGCTGACAGAGAAGATCTATGCCTCATGGGACAAGTGCATCGGCCGTTTGCCCGCAACTGCGCAGGAACTATGTAATACCGAAAACGCCGCAAATGCTGCCATTCGTCAGTACGCACGCCTCACAACGGCATTTCACAATGCATTTCAGAAGAAAAAGTTCGAGCGCGGCATCCTCGATTTCAGCGACCTTGAACATACGGCTCTCGCGTTGCTGTGTGACGATCCGACGCAGCTGCAAAAGAATCCGACTGTTGCTGCGCCAACCGAGATTGCCGATGAACTGCGCGCCCATTACGATGCGATTATGGTTGACGAATATCAGGATACGAACGGACTGCAGGAAGGGATTCTGCGGCAGATCGCACGTGAGCACAATCGCTTCATTGTCGGTGACGTGAAGCAGAGCATCTATCGTTTTCGCCTTGCCGATCCGTCGCTTTTTCAGCATACCTATGAGGCATACCGTGGCGACAGTGCCGAGGGCGAACTGGTAACGATGTCTGAGAACTTCCGCAGCCGTGCCGAGGTACTTGAGCCCATCAACGAGATTTTCTCGCAGATTATGAGCAAAGAAGCGGTCGACATTGCCTATGATGTTCATGCCCGCCTCAATCCGGGGCGCGTATTCCCGGAGCCGACAAAGGGGCGGTCACTGGCAGAACCTCTTGAGATCAACCTCCTGCGCGCAGACTATTCCGCCGGCACAGAAGCGGAGGAGGAGGAACGAAAAGCGTTTGAAATCGAGGCGCATTTTATTGCGCGACGCATTCAGGAACTCAAATCCGGGGGATATGTTCTGCACAATGGAGATGCAATCCAAAACAAGGATATTGTCATTCTCCTGCGCGGGGCGAAAGAGCGTGCGGGGATTCTGCTGGATGCACTGCGCAAAGAGAATATCCCCGCATATGCGGACGATACCGCCGGTTATTTTGAGGCGAGTGAAATTCGCATGATGCTCTCCCTGCTTGCCGTACTCGATAATGCCCGGCAGGATACGCCGCTCACCGCCGTACTTGTATCACCTATGATCGGCATCACGATGGAGGACATGGCTGCCCTGCGCATACATACACCGTATGGCGGTATCTATGACATCCTGACAGGTGCGACAGGAGAAGGTCTGTCAGACGAACTCCAAGCAAAGGCGGCAAATGCGCTGGAACGCATTCGACGTTGGCGGCACTTCGCCCTCGTGCACAGCGTTCCCGAACTGCTCCATATGCTCTGCCGTGAGACGGGATACTACGACTACGTCGGTGTACTTCCCGGCGGCATCCTGCGACAGGCAAATCTGCGTATGCTCATCGACCGCGCCGCCGATTTTGAGCGGACGAACGAGCGTGGACTGTTTCGCTTCCTGCGTTACATCGACGCGCTGAAGCGGCGCAGCACCGACCTCTCGGTTGCGCGCACGCTTGGCGAGAGCGAGGATGTTGTGCGCATCATGACGATCCACCGCAGCAAGGGCTTGGAGTTTCCCATCGTCTTTCTTGCCAACATCTCAGGTGCATTCAATACGCAGGATACGAGGGGCGATTTGCTCTATCATGCGCATGAGGGCATCGGTCTGCGTGTCTACGAAAACACAGCAGCCGGGCGACAAAAATACGACACTATGTCGCGAAGGAAGATCAAAGCCATCATTCAGCGTGAGACAATGGCGGAGGAGATGCGCATCCTCTATGTCGCCATGACACGTGCACAGGAAAAACTCATCCTAACGGGAACGCTGAACATCACGCACGCGGGCAAGGACGCATTGGAACAGCTGCGTGAGAACTGTCTCAAATACGCACAGACAGAAGATACGGTATTTCCAAAGGAGGCTGTTCTCGGTGCAAAATGCTATCTCGACTGGATTGCACTTGCCCTGATGCGCCATCCCGACGGAGCCGAACTCTTCGAAAATGCGGACGATATTGTCTATCGTCCGCAAACAAACGAAAAGGCGCGCTTTGATATTCGTTTCCCACATGAGGATGTGCATGTTTCTCAGGATCGGTCGGAGGAACGTGCGGACGCCGTTCTTGCTGCTGTTCGTGCCGACGAACCGCTGCCTGCGGGAAAGGATGCTGATCGTGTCGCGGAGGTGCTGGGCTGGAGCTATGATTTGCGCGGAACAGCACAGATTCATGCAAAGACCAGTGTCACGGAGCTCAAGAGGCAGCAGACAGCCGAGGAGGAGGCAATCGCTTCATTTCTGCCGGCTGTTCCTGAATCGGCAGATACATCGCAGGAATGGGAAGTTCCGCGCTTCCTGCGCTCATCGGAACAAGAGCATCTGACACCGATGGAGCGCGGCACGGCAATGCACACCGTCATGCAGCAGCTCGACCTGTCGGATATTGTAAACATCTCCGCCATCGAGCGTCAGATCGACCGACTCGCCGAAAAGGGAATTCTCACGGAGGCGGAGCGCAGTGTCATCGATGTCGGGAACATATGGACATTCGTTTCCTCAAAATTAGGGCGACGTATGCGTGCGGCAAAGGCAGTCTACCGTGAGCTACCCTTTGGGCGCCTCCTTCCCGCACAGAACTACTATGCGGAGGCAACGGATGAACATGATCGGATTTTCCTGCAAGGAATCATCGATGTTCTCTTCGAGGAGGAAAACGGCGACTACATTCTGCTTGACTACAAGACCGATCGCGGCATATCCGCCGATACTGCACGTGCGCGCTATCAGTTTCAGATTGACCTCTACTGTGATGCTGTGGAGACTATCCTCGGCAAGGAAGTCAAAGAACGCTATCTGTTCCTGCTCAATACGGGCAGAGAGGTAAGAATGTAG
- a CDS encoding ribosomal-processing cysteine protease Prp — translation MISVEILMNENGLIMGYCVTGHSGTAKHGQDIVCAGVSALTQSALLGIMEHLHRTVNYDIASGNLTVRLTEPPNDCTEAILRTMYMGLAEIEKISPKGIQIQEVKG, via the coding sequence GTGATTTCGGTTGAAATCCTCATGAATGAAAATGGATTGATCATGGGGTATTGTGTCACAGGACACAGTGGCACGGCAAAACACGGGCAGGATATTGTCTGCGCCGGCGTGTCTGCTCTGACCCAGTCTGCGCTTCTCGGCATCATGGAGCATCTGCATCGTACCGTCAACTATGACATAGCGAGCGGAAATCTCACCGTACGGCTTACAGAGCCACCAAATGATTGTACCGAGGCAATTCTGCGAACCATGTACATGGGGCTTGCAGAGATTGAAAAGATCAGTCCAAAGGGTATTCAAATTCAGGAAGTAAAGGGGTGA
- the rpmA gene encoding 50S ribosomal protein L27 produces the protein MNRLFSFDLQLFAHKKGVSSTRNGRDSHSKRLGVKEQAGTHVTAGSIIVRQRGTHFHPGHNVGIGKDDTIFAKIDGKVAFERKGRHQRQISVYPFAEAAV, from the coding sequence GTGAACAGATTGTTCTCGTTTGATTTGCAGCTTTTTGCACATAAAAAGGGTGTCAGCTCTACTCGCAATGGTCGCGACAGCCACTCCAAGCGTCTTGGCGTGAAGGAGCAGGCAGGTACGCATGTGACGGCAGGCAGCATCATTGTTCGTCAGCGCGGCACGCATTTCCATCCGGGGCACAATGTCGGTATCGGCAAAGATGATACGATCTTCGCGAAGATTGACGGCAAGGTTGCCTTTGAGCGCAAAGGGCGTCATCAGCGCCAGATCAGTGTGTATCCGTTTGCGGAGGCCGCTGTTTAA
- a CDS encoding PD-(D/E)XK nuclease family protein, which translates to MTAKLEFIIGRAGTGKTHTCLASMTKALEHEPLGRQRILLVPEHMTYAAERMLAESLTHSAGFLQAYVFGFRRLARQVLIETGGAHLPRISDIGRRILLKDILLKHEKELSVFVRSIGKHGFTETLGRTIAELKRYRLTTDVLRAAADDTHTQGRLSQKLKELALIMDDLSARMEGRLTDQTDRMERLAAQLKEAPFLRGAEIWVDGFDFFNPQEMAVFHELFRTADTVHISLTMDGRRSGNRVQVNLPENIRDTGLFARSYQTMQALTQLLAEIDPTAAPEIRLMEEQQRAQKPSLAAMERHLFGHERLVPITDHALKLVEAANPRLEAEAVASDVLRLARDEGYRYREIAVLVRDMDTYADLLLPAFSDCGIPCHLDAKRPSTHHPLAELLRAAAQTAWRGWGYDTVFRALRTGFFPVVTKGAEQDGFSCGDWEEAVDRLENYCLAFGIRSENQWTATEDWDFVRRTIPEDARATEQNAARIAEETTLDAIRRRIATPLSLLTQHLRREESTAQERTLALYKFLTKLDVPQTLEVWRAAADAEGRLADAAAHRQIWASCMTLLEQLVEVSGDEDLSARDFEELLEDGLDALEIALIPPGLDHVTIASFDQNSLAGIRAAYIVGANAGMMPRAGTSQGVLSDADRLSIRESLEHTKHTISGGSHEQSFLERYQLYRGFTEAREYLWISYALSSADGAALAPSPLIARLRTICPTVLSIPLAMVEREDDLVLSAPHPVLSSLAGALLARKERGRMRPIWGDVYNWMRSSAVMEPLLRLMVRGLVSSPREEDQISSTTAKHLFARDGRISGSTTRLETFCQCPFRHFAMYGLGLRERDVYEFQSNDFGTLLHEILHGYGEWVRTQHANDWCAAEPDSAAKIDELMHEAIPRIRSSVLMSRASYRHRIERIRCTAQQVIRHLTSWAKASSFHPLGFEVSFGRRTDDVKLQEFQLAGGATLSLRGQIDRFDVTKARDYYLVLDYKTGGTSLLLPEIRHGLKMQLLLYLFVVRSLLHDTDSFPAGMLYAPVVNPIIKSDVRLGDRDLQRLVAKDMVLTGMLIDDPEITQSIDAMGEHLCITFNKDKSISKASARHIRSREEFEQLLAYLPQLIRTTAEEILRGNIQAAPYRFRDRNACTFCTYRSICSFDPELGQGDRYREIADNAQAAMEEIAQMVCGEVTSDG; encoded by the coding sequence ATGACGGCAAAACTTGAGTTCATCATCGGACGCGCAGGAACGGGGAAAACGCACACCTGCCTTGCGTCGATGACGAAGGCGTTGGAGCATGAACCTCTCGGCAGACAGCGCATCCTCCTCGTCCCCGAGCACATGACCTACGCCGCAGAGCGTATGCTTGCCGAGTCACTGACACACAGTGCAGGTTTTTTGCAGGCCTATGTGTTCGGTTTTCGCCGTCTTGCGCGACAGGTACTCATCGAGACCGGCGGTGCACATCTGCCGCGCATCAGTGATATTGGCAGACGCATTCTCCTAAAAGACATCTTGCTCAAACACGAGAAAGAACTCTCGGTCTTTGTGCGCTCCATCGGCAAGCACGGCTTTACGGAGACATTGGGGCGTACCATTGCCGAGCTCAAACGCTACCGTCTGACCACCGATGTTCTCCGTGCTGCCGCCGATGACACACATACACAGGGGCGGCTTTCTCAAAAACTCAAGGAGCTCGCCCTCATCATGGATGATCTCTCCGCGCGTATGGAGGGACGGCTGACCGATCAGACGGATCGCATGGAACGCCTTGCCGCCCAGTTGAAGGAAGCGCCGTTTTTGCGTGGGGCTGAGATCTGGGTCGACGGATTCGATTTTTTTAATCCGCAGGAAATGGCAGTGTTCCATGAACTCTTTCGTACAGCGGATACCGTTCACATAAGCCTGACGATGGATGGCCGTCGGTCGGGCAATCGTGTACAGGTCAACCTCCCCGAAAACATAAGGGATACGGGGCTGTTCGCACGCTCGTATCAGACGATGCAGGCACTTACGCAGCTTCTTGCGGAGATCGACCCGACGGCTGCGCCCGAAATACGTCTTATGGAGGAGCAGCAGCGTGCACAAAAACCCTCGCTTGCAGCGATGGAACGACATCTGTTCGGACACGAGCGACTCGTCCCGATCACGGATCATGCGCTCAAGCTTGTCGAGGCGGCAAATCCGCGCCTTGAGGCGGAGGCGGTCGCTTCTGATGTGCTGCGCCTTGCACGCGACGAGGGCTATCGCTATCGTGAGATTGCCGTCCTCGTACGCGATATGGATACCTATGCGGATCTTCTTCTCCCGGCATTTTCTGACTGCGGCATCCCATGTCATCTGGACGCAAAACGGCCGAGCACCCATCATCCGCTTGCCGAGCTTCTGCGTGCCGCCGCACAGACGGCATGGCGCGGCTGGGGGTACGACACTGTATTCCGTGCCCTGCGTACGGGCTTTTTTCCTGTGGTGACAAAAGGGGCAGAGCAGGACGGATTTTCCTGCGGCGATTGGGAGGAGGCGGTCGATCGACTGGAAAACTACTGTCTGGCGTTCGGCATTCGCAGTGAAAATCAATGGACGGCAACGGAGGACTGGGATTTCGTTCGCCGTACGATCCCGGAGGATGCGCGAGCGACAGAGCAAAACGCTGCCCGCATTGCCGAGGAGACCACTCTTGACGCCATTCGTCGGCGCATTGCGACACCGCTTTCGCTGCTGACGCAGCATCTTCGTCGGGAGGAAAGTACGGCGCAGGAACGAACCCTTGCACTTTACAAATTCCTTACGAAACTGGACGTTCCACAGACCCTTGAGGTATGGAGAGCGGCGGCGGATGCCGAGGGGCGTCTTGCGGATGCGGCGGCGCACCGACAGATCTGGGCTTCGTGTATGACCCTCTTGGAGCAGCTGGTCGAGGTCAGCGGAGACGAAGATCTCTCTGCCCGTGACTTTGAGGAGCTGCTGGAGGACGGTCTGGATGCACTCGAAATTGCATTGATCCCGCCGGGGCTTGACCATGTCACGATAGCCTCCTTCGACCAGAACAGTCTTGCGGGTATCCGTGCCGCCTACATCGTCGGCGCAAATGCGGGCATGATGCCGCGCGCGGGTACATCGCAGGGCGTTCTGTCGGATGCGGATCGGCTCTCCATTCGTGAATCCCTCGAACATACGAAGCATACGATCTCTGGCGGCAGTCATGAGCAGAGCTTTCTGGAGCGCTATCAACTCTATCGCGGATTCACCGAGGCACGGGAGTATCTGTGGATCTCCTATGCGCTCTCCTCTGCGGACGGCGCGGCACTCGCACCGTCGCCTCTGATCGCGCGTCTGCGCACGATTTGCCCGACAGTGCTCTCCATTCCGCTCGCCATGGTAGAGCGGGAGGACGATCTCGTGCTCTCTGCGCCGCATCCCGTACTCTCATCGCTGGCAGGGGCTCTGCTCGCGCGGAAGGAGCGTGGGCGTATGCGCCCCATTTGGGGTGATGTCTACAACTGGATGCGCAGCAGCGCCGTAATGGAGCCTCTGCTCCGCCTGATGGTGCGCGGTCTGGTTTCATCGCCGCGCGAGGAGGATCAGATCTCTTCGACGACGGCAAAGCATCTCTTTGCGCGTGACGGAAGGATCAGCGGCAGCACGACACGCCTTGAGACTTTCTGTCAGTGTCCGTTTCGCCACTTTGCGATGTATGGTCTCGGTCTCAGGGAGCGTGATGTCTATGAGTTTCAGAGCAATGACTTTGGCACGCTCCTGCATGAGATCCTGCATGGATACGGTGAATGGGTGCGTACGCAACACGCAAACGACTGGTGCGCGGCAGAGCCGGACAGCGCGGCAAAGATCGATGAGTTGATGCACGAGGCCATTCCGCGCATTCGAAGTTCCGTTCTCATGAGCCGTGCCAGCTACCGCCATCGGATCGAACGCATTCGATGCACCGCGCAGCAGGTCATCCGTCATTTGACTTCGTGGGCAAAGGCATCGTCATTTCATCCGCTTGGATTTGAGGTCAGTTTTGGACGCCGCACAGATGATGTCAAACTGCAGGAGTTTCAGCTTGCGGGCGGGGCAACACTTTCCCTGCGCGGGCAGATCGATCGATTTGATGTGACGAAGGCGCGCGACTACTATCTCGTCCTCGACTACAAGACGGGTGGGACATCCCTGCTCCTGCCGGAGATTCGTCACGGGTTGAAGATGCAGCTGCTGCTCTATCTCTTTGTCGTGCGCAGCCTCCTCCATGATACAGACAGCTTTCCGGCGGGGATGCTCTATGCGCCTGTCGTGAATCCCATCATCAAGAGTGATGTGCGTCTGGGTGACAGGGATCTTCAAAGGCTGGTTGCAAAGGACATGGTACTCACGGGGATGCTGATCGACGATCCGGAGATCACACAGAGCATCGACGCGATGGGGGAGCATCTCTGCATCACCTTCAACAAGGACAAAAGCATCTCCAAGGCATCGGCAAGGCACATCCGTTCACGCGAGGAGTTCGAGCAGCTGCTCGCCTATCTGCCGCAGCTGATCCGCACGACTGCCGAGGAGATCCTGCGGGGCAATATACAGGCTGCGCCCTATCGCTTTCGGGATCGCAATGCCTGTACCTTCTGTACCTATCGCTCCATCTGCTCGTTCGATCCGGAGCTTGGGCAGGGGGATCGTTATCGGGAGATTGCGGACAATGCACAGGCAGCAATGGAGGAGATTGCACAAATGGTGTGCGGGGAGGTGACGTCCGATGGCTGA
- a CDS encoding histidine triad nucleotide-binding protein, translated as MADCIFCKIAHGEIPSTKVYEDDTVLAFRDLDPQAPEHVLVIPKKHLSSVLDFGAEDRELAAHILTDVVPALARMLGIDAGGFRLVTNTGADGGQTVGHLHFHLLGGRSLTWPPG; from the coding sequence ATGGCAGATTGTATTTTTTGCAAGATTGCTCATGGGGAGATTCCATCGACGAAGGTATACGAGGATGACACCGTGCTCGCATTTCGTGATCTCGACCCGCAGGCGCCGGAGCACGTTCTCGTCATTCCGAAGAAGCATCTTTCGAGTGTATTGGACTTCGGCGCAGAGGATCGGGAACTTGCGGCGCATATTCTGACCGATGTGGTTCCTGCACTTGCGCGTATGTTGGGGATTGATGCGGGCGGTTTTCGCCTCGTGACGAATACGGGGGCGGATGGCGGGCAAACCGTCGGACATCTGCATTTCCATCTGCTTGGCGGACGTTCGCTCACATGGCCGCCGGGCTGA
- the obgE gene encoding GTPase ObgE, protein MQFIDRAQIAVKAGDGGHGKSAFRHEKFMPKGGPSGGDGGRGGDVVFRADRNLNTLLSFRFHRKFTAKNGENGEYKNQYGRNAPHLYVDVPPGTIVTDEVTGEVLADLTEIGMEAVIAHGGRGGRGNAKFANAANRAPSFAEFGEPGESRKLRLELKLLADVGLVGYPSVGKSSLVASCSAARPEIADYHFTTLTPVLGVVQTDYEKSFVMADIPGLIEGAADGVGLGHDFLRHVERTRLILHIVDASGIEGRDPVEDYYKINKELARYSEKIAKRTQILVANKIDLPSAEEHLPRLRALAQKEGMEFFAISAATRTGVQELIDHVGAWLDAYVPEPEAAEEDVAVFDQNAEDDEKVTISRNDAGDFVVSGKALEKLVAMTNFNNDEAVRRFQYIWRLKGLDEKLRERGIKEGMTVHIGDMEFDYQD, encoded by the coding sequence ATGCAGTTCATTGACCGCGCACAGATCGCGGTGAAGGCGGGAGACGGCGGACATGGAAAATCCGCATTCCGCCATGAAAAATTTATGCCGAAGGGTGGTCCGTCCGGTGGAGACGGCGGACGCGGTGGAGATGTCGTCTTTCGCGCCGACCGCAATCTGAATACGCTCCTCTCGTTTCGTTTCCATCGTAAATTTACTGCGAAAAATGGAGAAAACGGAGAGTATAAGAACCAGTATGGCAGGAATGCCCCACATCTCTATGTCGATGTCCCGCCGGGGACGATTGTGACAGATGAGGTGACGGGAGAGGTGCTTGCCGATCTCACAGAGATTGGAATGGAGGCAGTCATTGCACATGGCGGGCGTGGAGGGCGCGGAAACGCAAAGTTTGCAAATGCGGCAAACCGTGCGCCGTCCTTTGCCGAGTTTGGTGAACCGGGAGAGAGCCGCAAGCTGCGCTTGGAGCTGAAACTCCTCGCAGATGTCGGCCTCGTTGGTTACCCGAGTGTCGGGAAGTCGAGCCTTGTAGCCTCGTGCTCTGCGGCACGACCCGAGATTGCGGACTACCATTTTACCACATTGACACCTGTGCTTGGCGTCGTGCAGACGGATTATGAAAAGAGTTTCGTCATGGCGGATATCCCCGGTCTCATCGAGGGCGCTGCCGACGGTGTCGGACTGGGACACGATTTCCTGCGCCATGTAGAACGCACACGCTTGATTCTGCATATTGTCGACGCTTCCGGCATTGAGGGGCGTGATCCTGTCGAAGATTATTATAAGATCAACAAGGAGCTTGCGCGTTACAGTGAGAAGATCGCGAAGCGCACACAGATTCTCGTAGCAAATAAGATTGATCTGCCGTCTGCTGAGGAGCATCTGCCGCGTCTTAGGGCACTCGCCCAAAAGGAGGGCATGGAGTTCTTTGCCATCTCTGCGGCAACACGCACAGGAGTGCAGGAACTGATCGACCACGTCGGCGCATGGCTCGATGCATATGTTCCGGAACCGGAGGCGGCAGAAGAGGACGTTGCTGTTTTCGATCAGAATGCAGAGGATGATGAGAAGGTCACGATTTCACGCAACGATGCGGGGGATTTTGTCGTATCCGGTAAGGCACTTGAAAAACTTGTTGCAATGACAAATTTCAACAATGACGAGGCAGTACGCCGCTTTCAGTACATCTGGCGATTAAAAGGGTTGGATGAAAAGCTGCGTGAACGCGGCATCAAAGAAGGAATGACGGTTCATATCGGAGATATGGAATTCGACTATCAAGATTAA
- the rplU gene encoding 50S ribosomal protein L21 → MYAIVKTGGKQYKVAEGDTIFVEKLEAGEGEAVVFDQVLTVVSDGSVKVGRPMVDGAKVTAKVVAHGKGKKILVFKYKAKSNYRKRQGHRQPFTKVVIEKIEA, encoded by the coding sequence ATGTATGCAATCGTAAAGACGGGCGGCAAGCAGTACAAGGTCGCTGAGGGCGATACCATTTTTGTGGAGAAGCTTGAGGCGGGCGAGGGCGAGGCTGTCGTTTTCGATCAGGTTCTTACTGTTGTAAGCGATGGCAGCGTCAAGGTCGGACGTCCGATGGTGGACGGCGCGAAGGTGACTGCGAAGGTCGTGGCGCATGGCAAGGGCAAGAAGATCCTGGTCTTCAAGTACAAGGCGAAGTCCAACTACCGCAAGCGTCAGGGGCATCGTCAGCCGTTCACGAAGGTCGTTATCGAGAAGATCGAGGCGTAA